The Pseudohongiella acticola region GCAAAACCGAGCATAAACAGCACGCGCAACCACGCCGAAGTTCTTTTCAGGTTATTCACTAACTCATCAGACATGTCCCAGGCTCCTGTCATTATATTTTTGAGCTGACTCGACCCGGTCACTCATTGGTCAGGTCAGCGTTTTACTGCGGTGTGCCTCGTACTCTACATCCAGCGCGCCTTCACCCAGCATCAGGGCTGAAATAACCTGGCTGACCGGCTTTTCTTCATACACAATCTGATAAAGACCTGAGGCCAGCGGCATATAAATGCCCAGTTCGTCCGCCTTTTCCTTGACCAGCTTCAGGGTGTTGACACCCTCGGCAACTTGTCCGGTCTCGGCGACAGCCTCGGCCAATGATTTCCCCTGCCCCAACGCAAAGCCTACACGAAAATTGCGACTCAGCGAAGATGAACAGGTGACGATAAGATCGCCAACTCCCGACAGGCCCAGAAAGGTCATCGGATCTGCGCCCAGTTCCCGGCCCAGTCTTGCCATTTCAGTGAGGCTGCGAGTGATCAGCATGCCGTTGGTATTCTGTCCCATCCCCATGGCTGAGGCGAGTCCGGCGATGATCGCGTATATGTTCTTCAGGGAACCGCCCAGTTCCACACCAAACATGTCGTCATTGGTATAGACCCGAAAATATTCCGACTTAAGCACATCTCGCACGCGGTCACGGACCTGATCATCCGCGCTGGCAACCACCGTGCCCGCGAGGCTGCGGGCGGCAATCTCACCGGCCAGGTTGGGTCCGCTGAGCACACCAATGCGTGCAGTCGGTGCTTCCTCGCGCATCACCTGGCTCATCAGCAAAAAGCTGCCCGCCTCTATGCCCTTGGTGGTGCTGACCAGTATGGTGTCCGCCGTCAGGGCTGGCAACATCTGCTTCACCACGCTCCGGAAATAGGCACTGGGTACGGCAACAAACACCAGCCGGCTGCCGCTGACCGCCTGCTCAATATCGGCGGTGGCCGTTACGTTATCATCAAGTCTGTATCCGGGCAGGTAGTGCGGGTTCTCGTGGCTGCGATTGACCTCGTCGACCCGGTCCTGGTTCCGCATCCAGAAGTTCACTTTGTAGCCGTTGCCGGCCACGATATTGGCAATCACTGTGCCAAAACTGCCGCCTCCCAGCACGCTGACGGTTTGCGTCGGCATTTCCTTTCTCCCGCTAAATCCGATCGGTATTCAGAATACCCGGTTAAGGCCATCAAGCGCCGCGATGCGATAGGCTTCGGCCATGGTCGGGTAGTTGAACGTGGTATTGAGGAAGTATTTCATGGTGTTGGCCTTGCCGTGCTGCTCCATGATGGCCTGACCAATGTGGACAATCTCCGAGGCCTGGTCACCGAAACAGTGAATACCCAGAATCTCGAGTGTTTCAAAATGGAAGATCAGCTTCAGCATGCCCACCTGCTCACCGGTAATCTGGCCGCGAGCGGTGTTGTTGAAAAACGCCTTACCAACTTCATACGGCACCTGGTCAGCAGTCAGCTCCTGCTCGGTCTTGCCCAGCGTACTGATCTCAGGGATGGTATAGATGCCCGACGCAACCCGGTCGATGGCAACAAATTCATCGGGATCAACAATGGCGTTGCAGGCAGCGCGGCCCTGATCATAAGCGGCGCTGGCCAGCGAAGGCCAGCCGATGATATCACCGGCCGCGTAGATATTTTTCTGTGCGGTCTGATAACGCTCGTTGACCTGCACCTGGCCCCGGGCATTGATTTTAATACCCAGCTCTTCCAGACCCAGCCCATCAGAGTTACCGGCACGGCCATTGGCCCACAGAATGATATCGCTTTTGATCTTTTTGCCCGAAGCCAGGTGGGTGACAACATATTTGTCGTTATACTCGATGGATTCATATGCTTCGTTATGACGGCTGCGCACGCCAATATCGCGCAGGTGGTAACTCAGCGCATCGGATATTTCCCAGTCAAGAAAGGACAGCAGCGACTCGGCCGGATTGATCAGTTCGACCTTGCAGCCCATGCCACCAAAAATGGAGGCGTATTCACAGCCAATAACACCGGCGCCAATCACCGTCACTTTTTTCGGGGAATGATCCAGCGACAGAATCTTGTCGCTGTCGAAAAGGCGGGGGTGCGTAAAGTCGACGCTTTCAGGCCGATAGGGACGCGACCCGGTGGCGACGATAAAGTAATCGGCCTTTAATGTGGGACCTTTGGTTCCCAGCTTGATGGTATTGGCATCAAGGAACGTTGCCTGGCCCTGAATAACTTCAACATCATTTTTTTCGTAATAATTGCTACGCAGGTACACCTGTTCGTCAATCACACGATCAGCGTGACACATGATTTCCTGAAAACTGGGTTTGTGCAGGGTGGCGAATTCGCGCAACAACGGGTTGGAGCGAAACTGCATCATCTGTTTGACGTAGTGTCGCAATGCCTTTGAAGGGATGGTACCCAGGTGCGTGCAGCTGCCGCCCACCTTGTCCCGGTCAGAGATCAACGCAACACGTTTGCCATGCTTGGCGGCATTGATGGCGGCCGATTCGCCGGCCGGGCCGCTGCCAACCACAATGATATCGTAGGAATTTTTTGCCATGCTCGGTGCTGCTCCTGTTTGATCTACTTCGAGGTTTCCTCGCACTTGGCGGGGTTGCCGCCACACAACTCACAGCTTCCTTCGACACCGGCATTGTTCAGACCACCGCAGGAACCCTTGATTGGTTCGCGGCCGAACAGTACACCAATCGCCATGCCGGCGACGACCATCAGCATAATAACCAGACTGGCAATTAACGTTGTCATCATCAGTTCTCCCGGTTGTTGCCGGCTGACGTGCTGTCGTCGTCCGGCAGGTATCTCGTAAAGTGTGAGGTATGGCTACTATCAAAGCCCTCACCCGCTCGTCGCTTGTTAATAAAGTACGCTGCCAGGTTAAGTTGCTCGGACAGCGCAAATGCGCGCTCGGTTCCCATCACCATGAAGGCGGTTGCCAGCGCATCTGCCGTGGCTGCGGTGTCGGTGATGATGTAGACCGCAGCCAGATCATGTGTGACCGGTCGTCCGGTGAATGGATCGATCTCATGAGAGAATCTTACACCATCCTGTTCAAAAAAATTGCGGTAATCGCCTGACCCGGCAATTGCCAGGGGTTGTCCATCGACAACAATGATGTCATGAACCTGGGGCGCGCCCTGCCCCGGCGTTTCTATCGCCGGCACCCAGCTGCTGCCATCGGGCTTGATACCCCGAACGCGCAATTCGCCGCCGATTTCAATAAAATAGCTGTCCAGGCCAACCGCATCCAGGTAATCAGCAATGACATCAGCACCGAAGCCTTTGGCAATACCACTCAGGTCAACCCGCACATCAGCAAGCTTTCTCAGTTGAGGCGGATCCCGACTGACTTCCAGCTGGTGATAACCGACCTGTGCCTGCAACTGCGTGATCTCTGCATCCGTTGGGATGCGTGGCGAACCCGCCATCTCCTGTACCGGCCCAAAACCCCAACGATCAACCAGTGGCCCTACGGTAACATCAAAGTAGCCGTCGGTCAGGTCACTGATCTCCTGCGCTTGCGCCACGACCTCGGCCAGCTCGGCTGACACCTCTACCCAGGGCCCGACTGCCGAGCGATTAAAGCGCGATAATTCGGACTCCGGCGCATAGGTCGACATCAATTCGCGATCGATGCGGTATAGACGCTGCTCAATACCGCTGGCAAGCTCGTTGTCGGAGATGTCGTCCGGGAAACTGGTGACCAGGATACTGTAACGAGTGCCCATGGTTTCGCCGTCAAGCTGATACACCTGAGCCGGGCTGTCCGGCCGCAACCACACCCAGGCGAAAAACAGCGCCAGGAAGGCCAATGTAAAACTGTAACGGCGAAGGTACTTCAACCGGGTTCTCCACCTTGATTATCAGGCCACAAACCAGCCAGGCACGTTAATTCACTAAATACCGGGCCCGCCAAAAACAGACACCAGAAACAGACAGGGGAGCCGGACTGCCAATACACAGCACCTCTGCTCCCCCCGCTCCATACTCCTGCCCCTGATGCGTCGCCCGGGAAAATCGATAATGGGCGACACACGCAGTAAAATCAGGAGAATTCGTCCAGTGCGATATTTTCGTCTTCTACGCCGAGATCTTTCAGCATCTTGATGCACGATGCGTTCATGATGGGCGGACCGCACATGTAGTACTCACAGTCTTCCGGCGCCTCATGATCAATCAGATAATGGTCGCGCACCACGTTGTGAATAAACCCGGTGTAACCTGTCCAGTTGTCTTCAGGTTGCGGCTCAGACAGCGCAACATGCCAGACAAAGTTGTCGTGCTTGGCTGCCAGCTGGTCAAAGTCCTCAACGTAGAACATTTCTTTTTTGCTACGCGCACCATACCAGAAGGAGATTTTGCGGTTGCTGTTAAGTCGACACAGTTGGTCGAAAATGTGTGAACGCATGGGCGCCATACCGGCACCACCACCAATGAACACCATTTCGTTCTCGGTTTCCTTGGCAAAGAATTCGCCGTAAGGACCAAATACCTTGATCTTGTCGCCAGGCTTCATATTAAAGATATAGGACGACATGATACCCGGTGGATAATTGGTGCGAGGTGGCGGCGTCGCTACCCGGATATTGAATTTGATGATACCGAACTCTTCCGGATAGTTGGCCATAGAGTAGGCCCGGATCGTGGTTTCATTGCACTTTGAGCTCAGATCAAACAGACCAAACTTCTGCCAGTCATCGCGGAATCGTTCGTCAATCTCAAAGTCTTTGTATTGTACTTCGTGCGCTGGAATCTCCAGCTGCACGTAACCACCGGCGCGGAAATCGACCACTTCGCCTTCCGGAATCTTCAGCACCAGCTCTTTAATAAAGGTTGCCACGTTGTGATTGGAAATAACTTCGCATTCCCACTGCTTGACACCAAAGAACTCAGGATCAACTTCAACTTTCATATCCTGTTTGACTGCAACCTGGCATGACAGGCGCCAATTTTCCTTGGCTTCACCCATGGTGAAATGACCCGCTTCGGTTGGCAGCATGGAACCACCGCCATCCATGACCTTGCATTTGCACTGGGCGCAAGTACCGCCGCCACCGCAGGCCGAGGAAAGGTAAATACCGGCGTCCGCCAGCGTGTTAAGCAGCTTGCCACCCGCCGGTACGGTGATGGACTTATCCGGGTCACCGTTGATCTCGATCTTCACGTCACCAGAACTGACCAGCTTGGCACGTGCGGCAAGAATCAACATCACCAGCAGCATTACCACGACGGTAAACATCAATGCGCCAGCTACAATCGTTGTGATATCCATTATTTCTGAAACCTTTTCACTTTAACGTGGGTTACAAAACTGTTTACAGCGTCAGACCACTGAAAGACATGAAGCCAAGTGACATCAAGCCGGTACTGACAAACGTGATGCCCAGACCACGCAGACCTGCGGGCACATCGCTGTATTTCATTTTCTCACGAATGCCGGCCAGCAATACGATTGCCAGCGCCCAGCCGAAACCGGCACCAATGCCATACACAACACTCTCGGGGAAGGTGTAGCTACGCTCCACCATGAACAGCGAGGCGCCGAGAATGGCACAGTTCACAGTGATCAGTGGCAGAAACACACCCAGTGCGTTGTAAAGTGCCGGCACAAACTTGTCCAGAAACATCTCCAGGATCTGCACCATCGCCGCGATCACGCCGATGTAACACAGGAAACCCAGAAAGCTGAGGTCAACATCGGGCATGCCTGCCCACGCCAGCGCGCCATCCTTGAGCAGGTAGTGGAAAATCAGGTTGTTCACTGGCACGGTGATCGCCTGCACCACCACCACAGCAATGCCCAGACCGATGGCCGTCTCTACCTTCTTGGACACCGCCAGAAAAGTACACATGCCCAGGAACAGCATGAGTGCCATGTTTTCCACAAACACCGCACTGACAAAAAGACTCAGATAATGTTCCATCAATGCGCTCCTTTCTCAGCAGTGTGCGGGGCCATGACAAATTCGTCTTTCTCAACCTGTTCGGCATACTTGTTGCGCAAAATCCAGATAAAGAAACCGATAATGAAGAAGGCGCTCGGTGCCAGCAGCATCAGACCGTTAGGCTGATACCAGCCGCCATTGGCAACTGTTGGCAGAATAGTGATACCCAGCAGTGTGCCTGAACCAAACAGCTCGCGCAGCGTACCGACAACAATCAACACCACGCTGTAACCGAGGCCATTGCCAATACCGTCCAGGAAACTGGGGATCGGTGGATTCTTCATGGCAAAGGCTTCGGCCCGGCCCATGACAATACAGTTGGTGATGATCAGACCGACAAACACGCTGAGCTGCTTGCTTATCTCGTAGGCAAAGGCTTTCAGAACCTGGTCTACCAAAATTACCAG contains the following coding sequences:
- the nqrM gene encoding (Na+)-NQR maturation NqrM, which encodes MMTTLIASLVIMLMVVAGMAIGVLFGREPIKGSCGGLNNAGVEGSCELCGGNPAKCEETSK
- the nqrE gene encoding NADH:ubiquinone reductase (Na(+)-transporting) subunit E, producing the protein MEHYLSLFVSAVFVENMALMLFLGMCTFLAVSKKVETAIGLGIAVVVVQAITVPVNNLIFHYLLKDGALAWAGMPDVDLSFLGFLCYIGVIAAMVQILEMFLDKFVPALYNALGVFLPLITVNCAILGASLFMVERSYTFPESVVYGIGAGFGWALAIVLLAGIREKMKYSDVPAGLRGLGITFVSTGLMSLGFMSFSGLTL
- a CDS encoding NADH:ubiquinone reductase (Na(+)-transporting) subunit D translates to MSMNKTILIKPIFADNPIALQILGVCSALAVTTSLQVTLVMCIALTTVTAFSNLFISTLRNRMPSSIRIIIQMTIIASLVILVDQVLKAFAYEISKQLSVFVGLIITNCIVMGRAEAFAMKNPPIPSFLDGIGNGLGYSVVLIVVGTLRELFGSGTLLGITILPTVANGGWYQPNGLMLLAPSAFFIIGFFIWILRNKYAEQVEKDEFVMAPHTAEKGAH
- the nqrF gene encoding NADH:ubiquinone reductase (Na(+)-transporting) subunit F; this encodes MDITTIVAGALMFTVVVMLLVMLILAARAKLVSSGDVKIEINGDPDKSITVPAGGKLLNTLADAGIYLSSACGGGGTCAQCKCKVMDGGGSMLPTEAGHFTMGEAKENWRLSCQVAVKQDMKVEVDPEFFGVKQWECEVISNHNVATFIKELVLKIPEGEVVDFRAGGYVQLEIPAHEVQYKDFEIDERFRDDWQKFGLFDLSSKCNETTIRAYSMANYPEEFGIIKFNIRVATPPPRTNYPPGIMSSYIFNMKPGDKIKVFGPYGEFFAKETENEMVFIGGGAGMAPMRSHIFDQLCRLNSNRKISFWYGARSKKEMFYVEDFDQLAAKHDNFVWHVALSEPQPEDNWTGYTGFIHNVVRDHYLIDHEAPEDCEYYMCGPPIMNASCIKMLKDLGVEDENIALDEFS
- a CDS encoding FAD:protein FMN transferase, which codes for MKYLRRYSFTLAFLALFFAWVWLRPDSPAQVYQLDGETMGTRYSILVTSFPDDISDNELASGIEQRLYRIDRELMSTYAPESELSRFNRSAVGPWVEVSAELAEVVAQAQEISDLTDGYFDVTVGPLVDRWGFGPVQEMAGSPRIPTDAEITQLQAQVGYHQLEVSRDPPQLRKLADVRVDLSGIAKGFGADVIADYLDAVGLDSYFIEIGGELRVRGIKPDGSSWVPAIETPGQGAPQVHDIIVVDGQPLAIAGSGDYRNFFEQDGVRFSHEIDPFTGRPVTHDLAAVYIITDTAATADALATAFMVMGTERAFALSEQLNLAAYFINKRRAGEGFDSSHTSHFTRYLPDDDSTSAGNNREN
- a CDS encoding NAD(P)H-dependent glycerol-3-phosphate dehydrogenase is translated as MPTQTVSVLGGGSFGTVIANIVAGNGYKVNFWMRNQDRVDEVNRSHENPHYLPGYRLDDNVTATADIEQAVSGSRLVFVAVPSAYFRSVVKQMLPALTADTILVSTTKGIEAGSFLLMSQVMREEAPTARIGVLSGPNLAGEIAARSLAGTVVASADDQVRDRVRDVLKSEYFRVYTNDDMFGVELGGSLKNIYAIIAGLASAMGMGQNTNGMLITRSLTEMARLGRELGADPMTFLGLSGVGDLIVTCSSSLSRNFRVGFALGQGKSLAEAVAETGQVAEGVNTLKLVKEKADELGIYMPLASGLYQIVYEEKPVSQVISALMLGEGALDVEYEAHRSKTLT
- the sthA gene encoding Si-specific NAD(P)(+) transhydrogenase — its product is MAKNSYDIIVVGSGPAGESAAINAAKHGKRVALISDRDKVGGSCTHLGTIPSKALRHYVKQMMQFRSNPLLREFATLHKPSFQEIMCHADRVIDEQVYLRSNYYEKNDVEVIQGQATFLDANTIKLGTKGPTLKADYFIVATGSRPYRPESVDFTHPRLFDSDKILSLDHSPKKVTVIGAGVIGCEYASIFGGMGCKVELINPAESLLSFLDWEISDALSYHLRDIGVRSRHNEAYESIEYNDKYVVTHLASGKKIKSDIILWANGRAGNSDGLGLEELGIKINARGQVQVNERYQTAQKNIYAAGDIIGWPSLASAAYDQGRAACNAIVDPDEFVAIDRVASGIYTIPEISTLGKTEQELTADQVPYEVGKAFFNNTARGQITGEQVGMLKLIFHFETLEILGIHCFGDQASEIVHIGQAIMEQHGKANTMKYFLNTTFNYPTMAEAYRIAALDGLNRVF